The following coding sequences lie in one Xiphias gladius isolate SHS-SW01 ecotype Sanya breed wild chromosome 24, ASM1685928v1, whole genome shotgun sequence genomic window:
- the LOC120786553 gene encoding SOSS complex subunit C-like has translation MAANPPGQGFQNKTRVAILAELDKEKRRLLQSQSMNSPGANIPLSSRPSLKEVRDSAEQQHIAAQQKAALQHAHVHSSGFFITQDSSFGNLILPVLPRLEPDF, from the coding sequence ATGGCTGCCAACCCTCCAGGACAAGGCTTTCAGAACAAGACCCGGGTGGCCATCCTGGCGGAGCTGGACAAGGAGAAGAGGCGGCTGCTGCAGAGCCAGTCCATGAACAGCCCCGGAGCGAACATCCCCCTGTCGTCCAGACCGAGCCTCAAGGAAGTGAGGGACAGCGCGGAGCAGCAGCACATCGCCGCCCAGCAGAAGGCCGCCCTGCAGCACGCTCACGTCCACTCGTCCGGCTTCTTCATCACTCAGGACTCCTCGTTTGGGAACCTCATCCTCCCGGTGCTCCCCCGCCTGGAGCCCGACTTTTGA